In the Anomalospiza imberbis isolate Cuckoo-Finch-1a 21T00152 chromosome 3, ASM3175350v1, whole genome shotgun sequence genome, gtgaataCTTACATTCAGAAAAACTACAGTCCAGCCAAGAGATTCTCCTCTTGGTGGTGTTTCTGGACAAGCCATTAGTTTTACAGAAGAATTAACTCAGTACTGAAAAAATAAGTGGAAAGGCTCAGACAAGTTAGATTAGAGAAGGTGGTGTTATTGCTAAAAGgaacttctttaaaaaaataatcacacaaGCATGCACATGAAAAGATACATTAGTTCTGACTTACTCATCCCCTAAATATCTTATTTAGGGTCAAGTCAGGTTGATCAGATTGATTTTGCCTCTGAAAGTCTGAATCACCCTAGCAACTGTGAAGGTTAATCTCCAGCTCTGATATTGAAAAGAATTGAGAAAGAATGGGAGAGTAAGGAGTGACAGCATAGtatgaaaaatgcaaaaaaaaaaatcatcatggTTTCTCGTAGTTCAGAACAGTGATAGCTAAGGTAAGCAACATTAGAAATGTGATATTTTTACTCTGGCATCtggaaaagattaaaaaaagaagtacAATGAAGATCATATACTTAGAGATCTCcctggggttttctttttacttCAGAGAGTTTCTGAACTTTTTCACAGTGTCTTTTAGGAAGTCAATGCGGTGTCATTGTGGTATTACTAGTACTCAGACTTTTACTGGAGAAATTTTTGTACGTGTCAGGCTAATTGGATGTATATGTGTATTCAGCAGCCAAGAAAATGTAGCCCAGGGCATTATTCTCAGAGTTGATATTCTGAGCTACCTTCCAAATGGAGAAAGTAAAACATGGTCTGTACATCTGGAGTCTCAGAAAGGATTGTGTAACTTGGAATTGCAGTACTGaggatttaattttctgtttcatctgATTATAACTTGAGTATTAATTTCTCTTACAGTGgcataaagaattttttttttcattttgacaaAGTTGGCACACTTCTAAACTGAGGGTGTTAACTGCTAGAAGCCCATGCCTTCATATCAGTGACCATTTTATTCCTTTATAGTTACAACTTTTTTCACATTAGCAAGGAGTAATGGATattgcttattttattttctgctactCATATTATACCCACAGGGAGATTGAAGTTAAGATCTTCAgatattttagcaatagagaaGATTCATAGCTctctttttgtattttcctaGAGAGAGATAATTATATAGTCAATACAGGCACGCAGTTTACCTCTCACAGTTTGTGATGTGGTTGAGCCTGCAAAGCTCACATGTATAGACTGCACAGCAGATGGGAAATTCCCTGCTCTTGTTCTAATGCAGTCCCATAAAATGGTGCTGAGCAGCTGACcgtgggttttgtttggtttcctcctgctcctgcagcagcagagctcccgGAGCGCTGGCTGCCCCGCGCACCGCGGATCGCGGACGCCTCCCTGTGAGCGCCCGGCAGCCGCACAGCGCGGCCCTGGCAATGCCGCCCgctccagctccagggacaTATCCCGGGGATACTGCACCCAACTCTGCCACAGCAAGTTTTTGCCATTTGATATTCATTTAAACAACATTTCAAGGCTCTGATTATAAATAGTGATTGCTCTGTAGGATGAAACTTTTTTCTAGCTTACATTTTACCCCCCATGCCCTTccaccagggctgctgctggccccacACTTCACAGCCTGCTGCAGATCCCGGGGACATTGACTCTGAGACACAGATCAGTGCAAAAACACGAACAGCTGCACATTCTGCTTTGGTTGCACACACAAATTTACTACCTAGTTCATCACAGACGTTTTATAATTTGGACTATTTGAACAATCCTTTCAAAATTCTTCATaatccctgcaggcaggaaaaTATGCAGACTTTTAAAACGTGTTGATCTTTCCTAACGCTGCCTTCCAGATTCCCATCACTTGGTCTACATCTTGGGCCACATAACCCTGGCATGTTATGGCAGCAGAAGCCTAACCAGCATTGCACAGATCAGACAGATTGCTTCAGATTCTGTGTAGTATAGTTTACTGTGCTATGGGGTTTCTCTTCTTTGTAGGCATCAGTGTTCATCCCCACTTCCCAAACCTTCTTCCAACAAATCTATCCCGGTATTTCTTATTCTTTTAGTCATGCAGTTGGCCAAAGCCACCTGTGCATTGAGGAGTATTCCCCCATTCAcctttttttaagatttttggTTCTACTAGAGAGAGTCCTGAGTACGCTCGTCCTTCTCTTCCAGTTTGCCTCAAGTTTAACAAGTATTCTGGTTCTCCAGGATAGCAACAAAAAATTGGAAACAAACTTAATCCACAAGAGGCTTAAAATAGCACTGTAGTGGGAGGCTAGATGTTTGAGCTTGTTTACACATTTTGAAAATTCCACTGTTTCCTtgagaagagaaacaaaaggatTACTTCGATGAAATTGTgaaattgtttgggtttttttagaagCCCCATATTTGTTACAGAGTCAACACCAGACTTTGGTCATAATAACCCACAAGTAGCAATTTGACAGGAAAGTTAAAAAGGCACAAATTCTGTTAGGAACATAAAACTGAACTAGGGATGCACAGCTACAATGTGTTTCCATTGTGACTTTCCCCAATAATTGCAATAATCAAGCTATTACGAGCCATCACAGTACCTTACAAGTGATGCTTATGCCCTGCTGTGTTGTCCCTCCAACAGAGACTGGGATGTAGTCACCCATGAGGCTCAGGGCTGGTGAATATGAGGCTGCTCCTGTCTGTCTATAGACTCATCCACTCTTCCTGGTCAGGTGGAGAGCAACAGACCCCCACtacagtgtcacctgtccctgtcctccctTTAATCCTGAGCCATAAGCTCCCCATCGACTCCTCATCCATCCCTAGGCAGAGTTCCACACACCCTGGCTGGTCATTGACACGGAGGGTAGCACCTCATCTTCCCTGCTGGTCCTTCCATCCCATCGCTTCTCTGTAATGCCGCTGAGACCACAGCCTTGCACGTATAAGCACGTCTCTAACTCCTCCTGTTCATTCCCTGTGATGAGTGCATTCCCACTGAGGCACTCTTGTGTCCCTGATGAAACAGACTTCCTGGCTGGAGTGTCTGTGAGTCCTTTGTGTGGCTCAGCAGGTGCTCCTGCTGACCTGTAATCCCTTTCCTGGCTCTGGGCATCTATGGTTGACACTGGCATCAAACTGAGATGAGGAATGGGATGGACTGTGGCTCTCCTCTGCCAGCAACCTTAGTTTAGAGCAACCTCTTCACCAGCTTGGCAACCCTACAACCAAAAATGCTCACACACATAAACAGATGATACAGTGCAGACACCCACTACACCACGTAAAAACTGCTTTATTGTTTGCAGTTTACATGTTACAATTAACATATGATTCCAATCATTAAGCCAGCTGCTTATAATAAGCTGCCACCACAGTCACATGGGAACTGGACAAAGATGTTAGTTGCAGAGGCATCCTCAAATTGAATCAGTTTGGCTTCTTGGGCATTGAAGAGACAAGCAGATAATAGAAAGCATACATTGTTCCTGAATAAAGAGacagaaaagatatttttagaATAGCACACAGAATTCCTTTGAAGTCAGCTTCCCAGTTTGTTCCAGAAGAAATATTGATAATAAGCAACTGCTATTCAAACAAAATACATTTCCACAACcatgtctcttttttttttggtgattcatatttgagaggaaaaaacccttaaatatatctccacaggctgcacaaaaataaagagacagggaaaaaaaaaggggtgaGAGGCATGTCTGTGGGACCTACACAATCATGAAGTAATACGTAACAGTAACAGTTACTCATTCTTAAATAACTGAACTGAAAATCCATTTGATCAACACATTTAAGTTAGAGGCTACTGCAAAATTAGGTAACAAGCAACATAAAGATTACATATATACAGTATTATGAACCTTGGTTATAATTCTGCTAGTTTTCACAGCACATGAAAACTCAGTACACTGAGTATCACCTATCACTAAGAAGAGTCAGGCTAGTGTGAAAACTGGTTCATGTATGTGCTATAATTATATTTTGCTCCTTTGAAGAACAGATGAAGTAGTTCTGTTTTTCTCTAACACCATACATGAAACCTGAAGGAGTATTCAGATCATGGCACTTAGTCTGGGAAAAAGCCATATGAAAATCTAAACCTGGAAAAAGCACAAATGAATACAAAGCAAGTCCAAATGTGTTTTTGTCCTCTCTACATAAATTTTGCATGTTATAAAGAAGAGACTGAAGATAtcacataattatttttcagagaaaacacCATCCCTGTTGGAAAGTGtaccaaagaaaaaatattttaatattagtGCATTGGAAATTGTACCaaatcataaatatttcagtattagCCTTACCAAACAGCGTCAGGCCCGCAGTGGTTCTATACAACATAGAATCTTTTGCCCCACCTTTAAGATGCACTGGGAGGCCATTATCCTCCTAATGGAAACAAGTGACAAAAATTAACTATTTATATGCAATTCTTGCAATATTGTGTTACTATAACTACGATTACCCTTCTTCAGCAGAAGAATTACTACCCCACATTATCTGACTCCCAAAAGACACTGAACCTTATTTAGATCCCACTCTGTCCTGAAAGCTTTTGCTCTGCTATCAGGTGGTGACTCACTGAGAGAGTATAATAAATCATGTGCACAGTTCGTATCAAAAGCAGTGAGTGGCAGATGCCTGAACACTTCTGACACCAGCCAGACCCCTCAGGTGCACAGGATGTGATTACCACCCCTAGAAACCTCCCATCCATCTCCAGTATAGTCAATCCCTGCTACAGGGAGCAAAAGGGGGAGGAGTCTGTATTGTCACTTGGTGGCATACAGGAAATTGTTTTGCTCCACCCAAAGTAAAACTCCAAAGCACCAGATCCATGTGATCTTTACCCCTGTCAGCAAGATGACGCTGCTCTGGATTTCAAGTCAGCCTGCAGTGCTGGTGACCTGCACCTAACCCCAGCTTAACCTGCTGTCCCACAAGAAAGGAATGAAAGGAGGTAGAGATATGCCTACAGATCTCTGCCAGCAGAAACTGAACCTCTGACCCCCTCCCTTCACCAACATCACCCTCCCATTTCCTTCCCCTTGGCTCACAATGAACACTGTGCTCCTTACTCAAGTGTCTCAACAAGACTGGCTTTCTCTTtcaggggaaaggaaaagaataaaaaactaAAACTATTTAAGTGGGGCTTCTAATATACTTGGTCCCTTTCACTGAGCTGAAGACCAGTTTATCCTCAGTATGAAGCTACAGCTCCAGGTTGTGGCTCACAGCTGGGATTGCTCTCTTGAGTGTTCTCTACTTTTACTACTTCACTCAGTGGCCCTATCAATCAGGAACAGAgtaattcagaaattatttttgaagattCAATAATTTTCAAAGAATTATTCCAATCATTTAAATCCTTGTGATTTAATTATGAAATCATTATGAAACCTTTACAGTTTTCATAACTGAAAAATATGGTAATACCACATCCTCATTAAAAATTATGGGTCTCATCTATGAGCTATAGAAAGAGATGTAAGATTTCAGGTTTACCTATTCACtgtatttctgtcttttcacTCTTTTTCTCTATTTGTTCACTGGACATACTCCCCCATACCAACTAATTTCAGAGTACTTCATCGTTGTACCATGCCTAATACTTACGAGAAACTCCAGTAGAAACCATTTCATGGGGtaaaaaaaacctctgaagAGTCAGCAAGTCAAGAAGGCATGTAAAAATACTCAACCTCTGCAGAAAATAACTGCTAATTGCAAAAGCTCTAGTCATACAACTGAGTTTGAGAGCTCTCTTCAGATGTAAAGGGGAGCCTGACCAGGCTTCTTTAGAAAAAAACCTGACCAGGCTTCTTTAGAAAAAGACCGTGCAGTTATGACTTACTAAAACCTTGTTAATCTACTAACATTATTAAACTCATTCATTACCTGAAATAGCTTCTGATGCTCAGATACTCTATTTTCAAGCTGCCTGCGTGAAGCAGTGCTTATGGTTCTCTGGGAAATCTGGCGAAGAGCCTGAAATAAAAGATAAACAGTATTTTAATAATAGTGACATTTTACAGCTCTGTCCACAGTGGGCAGAAATTGCTTATTTGAAAAGCAAGATAGAAGTGGgacagcaaaaaaagaaaagcttttaaaaacaaacataaaaaaactTAACCAAAACATGCTCATTTTGAATTCAGTAAATTTTTCAGCAAACTTTGTAAAGGACTGCTTAACTAGCTACCTGAAAAGGAGAAACGTGGGAAGATTACTTTCAGTAAGATACAACAGGCTTATGGATCTGCAGCATAACTTTCAGGTTTCCTTTCAGGGGAAATCTCAGCCTCTGCCCCTCAGACCTCAGCGAAAGGGACAATAACATTTCTGACAAACGTGTTTGTGAGGACAAGGAACTCCTGTCACACTCCTGTCCTGAACTGCTCCTGCAGTTCACCTAGGAGCCACCAGCACAGGAGACAACCTTCACAGTGCTAAGGAGGAACCTTCATCCCACCACACAGCTGAAATCACCTTGCTGTGTCCTGAGCTGGAATCTGTTTCCACAGCCGGATCATATAGGGTAGCCTACCAAAATCTATGACCTATATACAATTCTTTCATGTGCCGTTGCTAAAATGTCAGCGCTTAAAGCACGGTAGTCCTAAGCTCTAACCCGCTGCCAAGCGGCCTCGGCCTCCTTCGAGCAACACCGACAACACCACATGGTTCCCACACAATTACCACCGCTGAAAACGCAGCCACGGGGCGAGCAAACACACAGGTGATGCTAGGTGCAAGGGACCAGGCATCTCCCCTCCTTACCCACCCCAAATAAACACACTATAAAATATATCACCTTAGAGACGAGCTAAGCGTACCCGAGCCCCCCCACTCAACCTTATCCTCTCAAGTCCCTGAAGCTCAGCACTACATGGACCTTGCCCCGACCCCCGCAGGTCGCTCCGCAGCGCCCGGCAGGGAGAGAGGCCGCCAGGGCCGAGCCCCGCAGCCGGGCGGGCACCCCGAGCGAGCCCCACACACCGCCGGCGGCAGCGAGCCGCTCTGCCCGGGCCTCACCTGCACGTTCCGCCACATCGCGGCTGTTGGTCCTGTCACCTCCCGCCGGCAACAAGGGCAGCGGAAGGGGAAGCGGCTCCCCCGCCCACGGCGGACACACCATAGAGGGAGCGGCCCGGAGCGCCGCCGCAGAGCCCACAGCGCCCCCCGCCTgtccgcccggcccggctggggcagcgcggcggggccggggcccggGAGCCCGGGCTGAGACCTCAGCACCGAGGAGGAGCGGTGACCTCTCAGAACACGCAGGGCCGGCAGCGGCTGAGGCACACCGGGAGCGTTTGATTGCCCACGCCACACAGCCCCGGCGGGGAACTCGCTGCCACGGGATTCTGTGGTTGCCGGCCGCCTCCCTGCGCCTTCAGAGGGTGCTTTGGGAAATCCATGAAACGTACCCCCGAGCTCCTACATACAGAATTTTAAATCTTCTTTCGTTGAAAAGTTTAATACCTGCGAAGGGCGGGATGCGTGTCCTGGGAGAGCAGCACGCTGGCTGCGCCTGTTCGTATGCACTCGCTGCACATCCCCAGGGGCCGCCACTTCAGGCAAGGATGCCGAGCGAGGCAGAGCCTGGGTCCAACTCACGGGAGGGGTTCTGGCACCCTTGGGTGGATGTGGCATCCTTTGTTGAGCCACTGCACTCAGAAAACCCTAACTACCCCACGTAGTACCTGCTCACTGCCTCAAGCTCCGTCAGTAGCTGGGATAGAGTACTCTGcatgtgggggaaaaaaaaaaccaaaaaaaaaaaaaaaaaaaccaaaaaaaaaccaaaaaaaaaaaacaaccaaaaccaaccaacttCAGCTACGTGTTTCAGGATGTATAAATCACATAGAGTGAAGAAATGCCGGAATTGTATGTAATACAAACCTACTCGAATCTCAAGAAAGAATGATTTGCCCTTCAAGAAACTACTCTGAGAAGCCTGCGTTTTTTTCTGCATTGCAGATCGAGCCCTGTAATTGCATCTTCTCATGCTTCAACCCTATGCTGAAATGCTGTCAGGAATGCTCTTTCCTGGCTTTGCTGCAGTTGAAGAGCACTTAGTTTGTGGCATTACTATACTTTTGCACTGGTGCCAAACTTCATGATGAATAATGTGTGTCAAACATGACAAATTAGTTCTCAATTCAGTATGAAAATAACAAGGATCATATCCTCAAAGCACAACACTTCTCAATCTTATGAGCTGTCCcaaaaagaaactaaaaatgCAGTGATGAAGAAGCATTTATGGGTATAGCCTCAGCTGTgaggaatattaaaaatagcatttaGAAAGCACAGTCATGGACAAATAGGTGCTTTAACAAAGGAGGAAACTGGTTGCATTATTTAACAAATGGTTTTCAAACATTCAAGCAGTGCTATCACAGAATAACACTTAAAAATACATTACTACCACTGTAAGACAGATTTCCATTCATTCCTCTTGCAGTCTTATGAGTGTATACAACATTTTGTTCTGATTTTCATACACTCAGTTGTATTGAGATACTGGTAAAAGCATCATAATTCACagagaaattattatttcaggTGAGTGGGCTACTTTCTAGTATGTCTGAATCTAAATTTCAgggatattttctgtaaaaatacaCTTTACAACAGAAAAGCCATACTTAAGGGATTGGCATGTGAGTTACCTACTGATCAAAGCTACATAATAACAGCTCAGAGCAAGCGCAGCTGGTCTCTTCAGTGTTGACTAATTcaggaagaaatgaaaacttGAGGGAATGAGAAATGGCAAGTTGCTGCTTTAGGATGAAGATGTTCCATTAGAAACAAGCACACTGCTTCTTCCTAACTGAATAGAGCAACTCTTGCATGTGTTGCACTGTATAACAAAATTGTTTATCAAAACTCATTGTTGAACAGTTGTGTTTAAGCTAGAAAGAAAGCAGGCCTGTTAATCCAGCTGTGTAGAAGCATTTGCCACAAAAAAGTGTTCTACCTCTTCAACCAGTAATACAAGAGTACATAAAGCCTGCTAGAGAGAACACATAGAATTAGGCTCAGTAAGCGACCCTAGGgacaatattttcctttcttccaagAATATCAcagtccagtccttcccattTTCATAATAGAACAAATGAGGTTATTAATTACATTCTTGCACCTCTAAGCATCtcagcattttattttgcaaaattacCAGTCCTCAGGTAAAATTCAATTAAATTTGCATGTAACTACTATTTCATTTGCTCAAATTGTTTCTTTTACATTATCTTTATCCAGGGTCTAGTGAGAAAGATCTCCACatactttcttttcatttataCCTTTTAAAAAACTTCTTGTGCTTCCTTATTAATTGACTTAAACTTTTATTCCTCTTTATTTCATGCCTATGACAAAATGAGACTGGGAGGCTTATAGGGAGGTAGTTTCTTACTTGAGAATCAGGTCATGTAAGGACTTGCTAATTCCTATCAGGTCATTTCGTAATGGTCTTCAGTCTTAATTGATACTGTCAAGTAAGATTAGAGTTCACATGTAGGCACAGAATGCAATATGGCTGGTGATCGAACATTCTGTTAGCTAGAAGGGAGGGAATTCTTACATTAAAATACTTCTGGTGCTCCGAGGAAAATTTAATACTACTACTAATCAAACAAGTAAAATCCCAAAACTTTTCACAATTGggttttctgaaaataaacctCAGAGTCTGTTTTTACACTGCCAGAAGCAGTCTCTTCTATAAACTGGCCACATTGCTAAGAAGCAAACAAGACTAAAATAGACTTAGATTTTCAtagttttttcttctcctttgaaaGACAGCATTATAGGCAAGCTGTTCAGTACAGACAAGCCTTTTGTACGTGTAACATTTTGGGGTATTAAGAGAGGTTTCATGTTGAgttactgaattaaaaaaaaaaaaaaacaaaaaacaacttATGTAATATCAAGGGGAGATCACATTTCCAGGAAAGATCAGAAACCCTTGTCACAGGAACTTTAAAGATCAGATTACTCTGTGTTTATGCAATGTTATCTTCTTCAGCAGTTGCACTCCAGtaactttttttaatttactgtagGTACCTGTTTTGGACTTAAATCACCTTTTTCCACTAAGCACTCTCTTCAACTCAGTCTGTTCTTCTCCTACTACAAGTAAGGCATGTGAGAGAAGGGTGCAGTCAATAACATTTCCTGTGAATCCAATCCAACCAGCCATACTCATTGCTCCATTTGCAGATGTTACTTGACCTACACTCTCATGGCCTTTTCTCCCTCAGagatttatattaaaaaaagacaagactTGCAAGCTTCAAGGTTTGATATTCATAATTAatcagaaaaatacttttttttttaattttaagcacAGCCCAAAAAAGCAGCCTTTCCCACTTcgaaaaaatagaaattatgaaTGAAGCAGAATATAGCTGCATTTCAAGTGACAAACACAAACTTTAAAAATCGAAATATTTTAATAACCAGTAATTGTGAGACATCCCCTTGCTCATTTACTCTATCTTGGACTAGCAGCTACTCCACAGCTGAAAGCCAGTTTAGCACATTCTGCAAGCTTTCAAGGGTACATTACCATTATTCTGTAACTCCAGCAACATGAATACAATGCTgtaaataaaatcttaaaaggTACTATTTGGAAGCCCTGTTCTGCCAGGCTGTACTAtgcaaataaattattatatgTAGATACAGAGAGCTAGCACACTGGAAATGCTGCCTCATTCCACAGTTTATCGAGACTTACACATTTAAACTCTCAGGCTACACAAGTAATTAAGTAAAACCAGTCATATGATTATGTGATGAATAAATAGTTTTGTTAAAAGTTGCCTGTAGATTAAGCTACTGGACCATGCAGTTTTGTAATAAATATGCAATCCCAGAAATACAACTCATTTAAAACTGCATTTATACTTAATGTCTTTTCatacagataaaaataaatgtatgttcaagaacaaaaccaaacctctTATTAAATGGTTTGCAGAATTTATTAGGTCTCTTTTAATATACTCCATACTTTATCAAGCTAGTTGCATATAAAGTGATCTCCACCATATACATTACAGTTTCTGTGCATCATCTAAAAAAAAGTCACcaaaaagtaatattttacacGTTGCAGTTAACTTTTACTTAACCTAAAGGTGAATCCTTCTGTAATTTAAGACACTAACCTGCACATTGCGTCTAACTGCAATATTTAAATTACGCTTCACAGCAAGCTAAACCTGCCTTTCAGGGAAAAATGTCACTGCCATCCCAACTTCTGAACTTCTGTAGTTTACTTCCTTAACACCACAAAAAAATCATGTGGTGTTCActcaaaataaggaaaaagcaTACAATTCCCTTAAAACAAAGCCAGCTCAGAATACATATGCCTTAAAAAATTAGGAAACTCCTCGAGTAAAAGGAATTCACCCCAGTAAAAGGAATCCACCCCGATGtatgaatggaaaaaaaccttttaagtTCTTCTTGATTAATGCTTGGTGCTGCTcataaaaagcaaaaccagcaaaaagtGAACTAGGATTGGATATGACttaaactgaagaaaattaGAAGAAGATTTTATCTGTAACAAGCATGTCCCAATATTTTAAAGGGTCTCACACAGATAATTAACAAATAGGTTTTCTGGTATTTTCATAGGATGCTCATTTACTGGCCAGGCACATATATTGTAAATATACAAAAAATCCAGAGTGCTGAAGTTTACAGAGCACTTAAAGGATTTAATATAATAGAGGTGGGTAGgacacaggaaaaatatttaacaacttgtataaatatattaaaatctCAGCAAGAAATATAGGAGCCCATGCACACAAGACAGTaaatcaaagaaaacatttaagaCTTGACTTCTTCCAACAGTACTGACACCTGAATTCTGGAAAGTCAACAATTTACAATATCTTGTAACCATCTTTCTCCACACAACCTAAATGTACTGAATCATACTGACATTACATAGCACGTGAACAAGCAGCAGATGCATCAAGGGAACAGGAGCTATATGCATCATGTGGCCTGC is a window encoding:
- the COX7A2 gene encoding cytochrome c oxidase subunit 7A2, mitochondrial, which codes for MWRNVQALRQISQRTISTASRRQLENRVSEHQKLFQEDNGLPVHLKGGAKDSMLYRTTAGLTLFGTMYAFYYLLVSSMPKKPN